One stretch of Lysobacterales bacterium DNA includes these proteins:
- a CDS encoding hydrolase, with amino-acid sequence MNCPRPHRWLAFATCLLAGCAPVPVHQSAPEPIDRSRLPAPDVALAIPDLGPCDDGSDRTLHLDSRAPVTVLVHGCFSSAGRFRALAQVHAFQGRQALCFSYDDRATLSDSAARLQTALRALAAQTTNREFRLLGHSQGGLVARHAMTATEALPADARLQLATLSSPFAGIAAADHCGSKLLRRASLGVVNAICSLATGAKWREITATSEFIRSPGALAPQVTAYLKVETDERDSCRRRRDDGGCDEDDFVFSLDEQRQPMVDRSGPIAVREVRAGHVEIVGDDRTVPDKLIDILQQHDFLGPTEPERSTAFHALLQRLYLGDG; translated from the coding sequence ATGAACTGTCCTCGTCCCCATCGCTGGCTGGCGTTCGCCACTTGCCTGCTCGCCGGCTGCGCCCCGGTACCGGTCCACCAGTCCGCACCCGAACCGATCGACCGTAGTCGCTTGCCGGCGCCCGATGTCGCGCTCGCGATTCCCGACCTCGGCCCCTGCGACGACGGCTCCGACCGCACCCTGCATCTCGATTCGCGCGCTCCGGTCACGGTGCTGGTACATGGCTGTTTCAGTTCTGCCGGCCGCTTCCGCGCCCTGGCGCAGGTGCATGCGTTCCAGGGCCGACAGGCGCTGTGCTTCAGCTACGACGATCGCGCGACCCTGAGCGACAGCGCCGCGCGCTTGCAGACGGCGCTGCGCGCGCTCGCGGCGCAGACCACGAACCGCGAGTTCCGCCTGCTCGGCCACAGCCAGGGCGGACTGGTGGCGCGGCACGCCATGACTGCCACCGAGGCGCTACCCGCCGACGCCCGTCTGCAACTGGCGACCCTCTCCTCGCCCTTCGCCGGCATCGCCGCCGCCGACCACTGCGGATCGAAGCTATTGCGCCGTGCCAGCCTCGGCGTGGTCAACGCGATCTGCAGCCTGGCCACAGGGGCCAAGTGGCGCGAAATCACCGCGACCTCCGAGTTCATCCGCAGCCCCGGCGCACTGGCGCCGCAGGTCACCGCCTATCTGAAGGTCGAGACGGATGAGCGCGACAGCTGCCGGCGACGGCGCGACGATGGCGGCTGCGACGAGGACGACTTCGTCTTCAGCCTCGACGAACAACGCCAGCCAATGGTCGATCGCAGCGGGCCGATCGCGGTGCGCGAGGTCCGCGCCGGGCACGTCGAGATCGTCGGTGACGACCGCACCGTTCCCGACAAGCTGATCGACATCTTGCAACAACATGATTTTCTCGGGCCCACCGAACCCGAACGCAGCACCGCCTTTCACGCCCTGCTGCAACGACTCTACCTCGGCGACGGCTGA